Proteins encoded within one genomic window of Bradyrhizobium sp. 186:
- a CDS encoding sugar ABC transporter permease, which yields MAITLSGDHAIPSQPLSSRLTPAQVWGIALLAPYLLVFLAFVVYPVCYGLWLARAPANYVALYNDPIFARAAVNTLIFLVIGINIKMLIALFLSGFFAQQRTWIKWLSVIFILPWAVPSIPTILSVRFMLNPEWGVINHLIFSFTGDDGPNWLNDPTVALTMAIGVHIWKSLPFWTLILITGRLAIPHDLFEAAEVDGASWWQKFRFITWPSMQTLYITCTLLSMIWTLGDFNSVYLLTGGGPADLTHVLATLGIRYLRLDQLSLAMASIVCAMPFVLPLVYFMMKRLSR from the coding sequence ATGGCGATCACGCTCTCCGGCGATCATGCGATCCCCTCACAACCTTTGTCGTCGCGGCTGACGCCGGCGCAGGTCTGGGGCATCGCGCTGCTCGCGCCCTATCTGCTCGTCTTCCTCGCCTTCGTCGTCTATCCCGTCTGCTACGGGCTCTGGCTGGCGCGCGCTCCGGCGAACTATGTCGCGCTCTATAACGACCCGATCTTCGCGCGCGCCGCGGTCAATACGCTGATCTTCCTGGTCATCGGCATCAACATCAAGATGCTGATCGCGCTGTTCCTGTCCGGCTTTTTCGCGCAGCAGCGCACCTGGATCAAATGGCTTTCGGTGATCTTCATCCTGCCCTGGGCGGTACCGTCGATCCCGACCATCCTGTCGGTGCGCTTCATGCTCAATCCCGAATGGGGCGTGATCAACCACCTCATCTTCAGTTTCACCGGCGATGACGGCCCGAACTGGCTGAACGACCCGACCGTCGCGCTCACCATGGCGATCGGCGTGCACATCTGGAAGTCGCTGCCGTTCTGGACGCTGATCCTGATCACCGGACGCCTCGCGATTCCGCACGATTTGTTCGAGGCCGCCGAGGTCGACGGTGCAAGCTGGTGGCAGAAATTCCGCTTCATCACCTGGCCGTCGATGCAGACGCTCTACATCACCTGCACGCTGCTCTCGATGATCTGGACGCTCGGCGACTTCAACAGCGTCTATCTGCTCACCGGCGGCGGCCCGGCCGACCTCACGCATGTGCTGGCGACGCTCGGCATCCGCTATCTCCGGCTCGACCAGCTTTCGCTTGCGATGGCCTCCATCGTCTGCGCGATGCCGTTCGTCCTGCCGCTCGTGTACTTCATGATGAAACGGTTGTCGCGATGA
- a CDS encoding EAL domain-containing protein, producing MAEKNWHVGSTLPIAVQAVVCLASAVAPARASSLSENLAPASYLGSLDPNLVWEALIGGIAVCSFLAAIALWIQSALGRAKRSQLRRSAFITSAMNNLNQGVVMTDGQRRIIFCNDRYLDIYGLSRSDLWAGMTGYDILRVRRERGVLGVSDDDFYEKAASPNGLITELPDGRAILVKYFVLPNGGSVATHLDVSDQRKLSRQLASTKQFLESVLDNVPACVAAKSIEDGRYIFANSAYERFWGFSRDYAVGKTARELFAPVSAASIEATDRAALEAPDGQFRNQFEVERGAVRRMVASIRIVVRNESNQPEFLLVVFEDVTDRRSLSQELESTKKFLELVVDNIPVALIVEQVKDGRYLLANRSAETILNRRREEATGLTAADIFNAKEAKLIVARDEAAIRKRGLITEEHPISTKDGLRLFLTRRATVLNDAGEPQYLIKTHEDVTDRRQTESRMAHMAYHDGLTDLPNRAAFLQALTQMIEACEGTSEEFAVLCVDLDGLKEVNDVFGHALGDKLLIEVAQRLQDAARGGVVARLSGDEFGLIIDGKQPEAGLALAHQLGEAMVHEFHIDGRVVRAGVTTGMAIFPHNGADGASLLANAGAALFRAKQKSRGTISLYQPEMDQQIRDRRVLHQDLSKAIKNGEMSLAFQPQGIARHSVAESEIIGFEALARWQHPVRGQVSPAEFIPIAEESGLIVEMGEWILRQACREAASWPKPLQIAVNLSPAQFMRGDVVGLVHSILLETGLAPGRLELEITEGVLIEDFDRGLALLRRLKALGVRISMDDFGSGYSSLSYLQAFPFDKIKIDRAFITNLGRNPQSAAIVRAVIDLGHGLEMSIVAEGVETVDQLAFLAREGCDGVQGYLLGKPLPIGQYAGLVGRAETMELALQTG from the coding sequence ATGGCTGAGAAGAACTGGCACGTGGGCAGCACGCTTCCGATCGCTGTGCAGGCCGTCGTGTGCCTGGCCAGCGCGGTCGCGCCTGCGCGTGCCTCTTCCCTGTCCGAAAACCTTGCCCCGGCGAGCTATCTCGGCAGCCTCGATCCCAATCTGGTCTGGGAAGCCTTGATCGGAGGAATCGCCGTCTGCTCGTTCCTGGCGGCGATCGCGCTGTGGATCCAATCCGCGCTGGGCCGTGCCAAGCGGTCGCAATTGCGGCGCAGCGCCTTCATCACCTCCGCCATGAACAATCTGAACCAGGGCGTGGTGATGACCGATGGACAGCGGCGCATCATCTTCTGCAACGACCGCTATCTCGATATCTACGGCCTGTCGCGGTCGGATCTCTGGGCCGGCATGACCGGCTACGACATCCTGCGAGTGCGGCGTGAACGCGGGGTGCTCGGTGTCTCCGACGACGACTTCTACGAGAAGGCGGCAAGCCCCAACGGCCTGATCACCGAACTGCCTGACGGGCGGGCCATCCTGGTCAAATACTTCGTTCTGCCGAACGGCGGGTCAGTGGCGACCCATCTCGACGTCAGCGACCAGCGCAAGCTGTCGCGGCAGCTCGCCTCTACCAAGCAGTTTCTGGAATCGGTGCTGGACAACGTGCCGGCCTGCGTCGCCGCCAAGAGCATCGAGGACGGCCGCTACATTTTCGCCAACAGCGCCTATGAGCGCTTCTGGGGCTTCTCGCGGGACTATGCCGTCGGCAAGACTGCGCGTGAGCTGTTCGCGCCCGTCTCGGCGGCCAGCATCGAGGCGACCGACCGGGCGGCGCTTGAGGCGCCGGACGGTCAGTTCCGCAACCAGTTCGAGGTCGAGCGCGGCGCGGTCAGGCGTATGGTCGCCTCGATCCGGATCGTGGTCCGCAACGAGAGCAACCAGCCTGAATTCCTGCTGGTGGTGTTCGAGGACGTTACCGACCGGCGCTCGCTGTCGCAGGAGCTGGAGAGCACCAAGAAATTCCTCGAGCTCGTGGTCGACAACATCCCGGTGGCGCTGATCGTGGAGCAGGTCAAGGATGGCCGTTACCTGCTCGCCAATCGCAGCGCGGAAACGATCCTCAACCGCAGGCGCGAGGAAGCCACCGGCCTGACCGCCGCCGACATCTTCAACGCGAAAGAGGCGAAACTGATCGTCGCACGCGACGAGGCTGCGATCAGGAAGCGCGGATTGATCACCGAGGAGCATCCGATCTCCACCAAGGATGGCCTGCGGCTGTTCCTCACCCGCCGCGCCACCGTGCTCAACGATGCCGGCGAGCCGCAATATCTGATCAAGACGCACGAGGACGTCACCGACCGCCGGCAGACCGAGTCGCGCATGGCGCACATGGCCTATCACGACGGCCTCACCGACCTGCCGAACCGCGCCGCCTTCTTGCAGGCGCTGACCCAGATGATCGAGGCCTGCGAGGGCACCAGCGAGGAGTTCGCGGTCCTCTGCGTCGACCTCGACGGGCTGAAGGAGGTCAATGACGTCTTCGGCCATGCCTTGGGCGACAAGCTTCTGATCGAAGTGGCGCAGCGGCTCCAGGATGCCGCGCGCGGGGGTGTGGTGGCACGCCTGTCCGGCGACGAGTTCGGCCTCATCATCGACGGCAAGCAGCCGGAGGCGGGGCTCGCGCTGGCGCATCAGCTCGGCGAGGCGATGGTCCACGAATTCCACATCGACGGCCGCGTCGTCCGCGCCGGCGTCACCACCGGCATGGCGATCTTCCCGCACAATGGCGCCGACGGCGCCTCGCTGCTCGCCAATGCCGGTGCCGCGCTGTTCCGCGCCAAGCAGAAGTCGCGCGGCACGATCAGCCTCTACCAGCCGGAGATGGACCAGCAGATCCGCGACCGCCGCGTGCTGCACCAGGACCTGTCGAAGGCCATCAAGAACGGCGAGATGTCGCTCGCCTTCCAGCCGCAGGGGATCGCGCGCCACAGCGTTGCCGAGAGCGAGATCATCGGCTTCGAGGCACTGGCGCGCTGGCAGCATCCGGTTCGCGGCCAGGTCTCGCCGGCCGAATTCATTCCGATCGCGGAGGAGAGCGGTCTCATCGTCGAGATGGGCGAATGGATTTTGCGCCAGGCCTGCCGTGAGGCGGCGTCCTGGCCGAAGCCGCTCCAGATCGCGGTCAATTTGTCGCCGGCGCAGTTCATGCGCGGCGACGTGGTCGGTCTCGTTCATTCGATCCTGCTCGAGACCGGCCTTGCGCCCGGCCGGCTCGAGCTCGAAATCACCGAGGGCGTGCTGATCGAGGATTTCGACCGCGGCCTGGCGCTGTTGCGCCGGCTGAAGGCGCTCGGCGTGCGTATCTCCATGGACGATTTCGGCAGCGGCTACTCCTCGCTGAGCTATCTCCAGGCCTTCCCGTTCGACAAGATCAAGATCGACCGCGCCTTCATCACCAATCTCGGCCGCAATCCGCAATCGGCGGCGATCGTGCGCGCCGTGATCGATCTCGGCCATGGCCTCGAAATGTCGATCGTCGCCGAGGGTGTCGAGACGGTCGACCAGCTTGCCTTCCTCGCCAGGGAGGGCTGTGACGGCGTGCAGGGCTATCTGCTCGGCAAGCCCCTGCCGATCGGGCAATATGCCGGCCTCGTCGGCCGCGCCGAGACGATGGAGCTTGCGCTTCAGACCGGTTAG
- a CDS encoding ABC transporter permease yields MSARRIFARPARFAAIAPYVWMVLFFLVPFGFVLKISLSQTAIAQPPYEPVFDLTAGWVSLKAAFAALSIDNFKLLVSDDIYVFAYLRSLTVAVTATALLLLIGYPIAYGMARLPKRWQAVAMVLVIVPFWTSFLIRIYAWINILQHDGLLNQILLALHLVSEPVVWLSTDSAMYIGLVYSYLPFMILPLYATLAKMEPALEEAASDLGAPPWQVFWLVTFPLSLPGVGAGVLLCFIPIVGEFVIPDLLAGSNSLMIGQTLWLEFFTNKDWPVASAAAIILLVVLLAPLLLYERLQRRQLEQGR; encoded by the coding sequence ATGAGCGCGCGCCGCATCTTCGCGCGACCCGCGCGCTTCGCCGCCATCGCACCCTATGTCTGGATGGTGCTGTTCTTCCTGGTGCCGTTCGGCTTCGTGCTGAAGATCAGCCTGTCGCAGACCGCGATCGCGCAGCCGCCTTACGAACCGGTGTTCGACCTGACGGCGGGATGGGTGTCGCTCAAGGCCGCCTTCGCCGCGCTGTCGATCGACAATTTCAAGCTGCTCGTCTCCGACGACATCTATGTGTTTGCCTATCTGCGCAGCCTCACCGTCGCCGTCACCGCGACCGCGCTGCTGCTCCTGATCGGCTATCCCATCGCCTACGGCATGGCGCGGCTGCCAAAACGTTGGCAGGCGGTGGCGATGGTGCTGGTGATCGTGCCGTTCTGGACCTCGTTCCTGATCCGCATCTATGCCTGGATCAACATCCTTCAGCACGACGGGTTGCTCAACCAGATCCTGCTGGCGCTGCATCTGGTCAGCGAGCCGGTGGTGTGGCTCTCCACCGACAGCGCGATGTATATCGGCCTCGTCTATTCCTATCTGCCGTTCATGATCCTGCCGCTCTATGCCACGCTTGCCAAGATGGAGCCGGCGCTGGAGGAGGCCGCCAGTGATCTCGGTGCGCCGCCCTGGCAGGTATTCTGGCTCGTCACCTTCCCGCTCTCGCTGCCGGGCGTCGGCGCCGGTGTGCTCCTCTGCTTCATTCCCATCGTCGGCGAGTTCGTCATTCCCGACCTTTTGGCCGGCTCAAATTCGCTGATGATCGGCCAGACCTTGTGGCTCGAATTCTTCACCAACAAGGACTGGCCGGTCGCTTCTGCTGCGGCCATCATTCTCCTTGTGGTGCTGCTGGCGCCGCTCTTGCTGTACGAACGGCTCCAGCGCCGGCAACTGGAACAGGGGCGCTGA
- a CDS encoding ABC transporter permease subunit, whose protein sequence is MRKVTRLSRFNIASLALGLAFLYLPIVILVIYSFNASRLVTVWGSWSLRWYHEFFNDRAMIEAAWMSLKVAVSSASIATLLGTLAAVALSRGERFRGRTLFSGMLYAPLVMPEVIAGLSLLLLFVALNAERGFWTVTIAHTTLTMCFVAVVVQSRLGSLDRSLEEAAMDLGCNPVRAFVAVTLPLIAPAIVAGWMLAFTLSLDDLVIASFTTGPGSATLPIRIYSEVRLGVKPEINAICTLVIGLIAVVIVIASLASKLSSSQGDSAAPL, encoded by the coding sequence ATGCGCAAGGTCACTCGCCTGTCCCGCTTCAACATCGCCTCGCTCGCGCTGGGGCTGGCGTTCCTCTATCTGCCGATCGTCATCCTCGTGATCTATTCCTTCAACGCATCGCGGCTGGTGACGGTGTGGGGCAGCTGGTCGCTGCGCTGGTATCACGAATTCTTCAACGACCGCGCCATGATCGAGGCGGCCTGGATGAGCCTCAAGGTCGCCGTCTCATCCGCGAGCATCGCCACGCTGCTCGGCACGCTGGCGGCCGTTGCGCTCTCGCGCGGCGAGCGGTTCCGGGGCCGCACATTGTTCTCCGGCATGCTCTATGCGCCGCTGGTGATGCCGGAGGTCATCGCCGGATTGTCGCTGCTGCTGCTGTTCGTGGCGTTGAACGCCGAGCGCGGCTTCTGGACGGTGACGATCGCCCACACCACGCTGACGATGTGCTTCGTCGCCGTGGTCGTGCAGTCTCGCCTCGGCTCGCTCGACCGTTCGCTGGAGGAGGCGGCAATGGATCTCGGCTGCAACCCGGTCCGCGCATTCGTAGCCGTCACGCTGCCGCTGATCGCGCCCGCGATCGTCGCGGGCTGGATGCTGGCCTTCACGCTGTCGCTCGACGATCTCGTGATCGCGAGCTTTACCACCGGCCCCGGCTCGGCGACCTTGCCGATCCGGATCTATTCCGAGGTGCGGCTGGGGGTGAAGCCCGAGATCAACGCCATCTGCACGCTGGTGATCGGCCTGATCGCGGTCGTCATCGTCATCGCCTCGCTCGCCTCGAAACTGTCGAGCTCGCAGGGCGACAGCGCGGCGCCGCTGTAG
- a CDS encoding NAD(P)/FAD-dependent oxidoreductase encodes MDRVDCVVIGAGVVGLAMARKLAQAGREVIVLEEAEAIGTVTSSRNSEVIHAGIYYRAGSWMARMCVSGKHALYRYCAERGIPHKNCGKLIVATTPKETEKLQSIKAHAEANGVLDMQLVSGEAARALEPALACDAALLSPSTGIIDSHAYMLSLRGEAEAAGAAFAFHTPMIRAKAAGGVIEIDAGGESPMTLQCGLLVNAAGLSATTVARHIDGMPLDRIPPAYLAKGNYFSCSAKAPFSHLIYPVPEPGGLGVHLTLDMAGQARFGPDVEWIEAIDYAVDPSRAERFYPAIRKYWPTLPDGALLPSYSGIRPKIVPPAVATQDFLIQGPPDHGVEGLVNLFGIESPGLTSSLAIADHVAEFAGL; translated from the coding sequence ATGGATAGGGTCGACTGCGTCGTCATCGGAGCTGGCGTGGTCGGGCTCGCGATGGCTCGAAAGCTGGCGCAGGCCGGCCGCGAGGTGATCGTGCTGGAGGAAGCCGAGGCCATCGGCACCGTCACGTCCTCACGCAACAGCGAGGTGATCCATGCCGGCATCTACTACCGCGCCGGGAGCTGGATGGCGCGCATGTGCGTCAGCGGCAAGCACGCGCTCTACCGCTACTGCGCCGAGCGCGGCATCCCCCACAAGAATTGCGGCAAGCTGATCGTCGCGACCACTCCGAAAGAAACCGAGAAGCTGCAATCGATCAAGGCGCATGCCGAGGCCAATGGCGTGCTCGACATGCAGCTGGTCTCGGGCGAAGCCGCGCGCGCGCTGGAGCCGGCGCTCGCCTGCGACGCCGCGCTGCTCTCGCCTTCGACCGGCATCATCGACAGCCACGCCTACATGCTCTCGCTGCGCGGCGAGGCCGAGGCGGCGGGCGCGGCCTTTGCGTTTCACACGCCGATGATCCGGGCCAAGGCGGCGGGCGGCGTCATCGAGATCGACGCCGGCGGCGAATCGCCAATGACGCTGCAATGCGGCCTGCTCGTCAACGCCGCCGGCCTCTCCGCGACGACCGTGGCGCGCCACATCGACGGCATGCCGCTGGACCGGATTCCGCCGGCCTATCTCGCCAAGGGAAATTACTTCAGTTGCAGCGCCAAAGCGCCGTTCTCGCACCTGATCTATCCGGTGCCCGAGCCCGGCGGGCTCGGCGTTCATCTGACGCTGGACATGGCAGGCCAGGCGCGTTTCGGCCCGGACGTCGAGTGGATCGAGGCGATCGACTACGCGGTCGATCCCTCACGGGCCGAGCGCTTCTATCCGGCGATCCGCAAATACTGGCCGACGCTGCCCGATGGAGCGTTGCTGCCGAGCTACTCGGGCATTCGTCCGAAGATCGTGCCGCCGGCCGTCGCCACGCAGGATTTCCTGATACAGGGCCCGCCCGATCACGGCGTCGAAGGCCTGGTCAATCTGTTCGGCATCGAATCGCCGGGACTGACGTCATCGCTCGCAATCGCGGATCACGTCGCCGAGTTCGCTGGACTGTAG
- a CDS encoding ABC transporter substrate-binding protein, producing the protein MKSKVIGAVSLAVAAVGLFAATAPAFAQQKTITVWWGKGFYRSEDDALIETIKKFEAKTGIKVELSQYAIQDMIPKTVAALDAGTVPDVAYSDSYDVQAQGKWAYEGKLEDLSDVMKPIEDRFAPNTLEASKLYDDVAKKKAYFGFPLKQQSMHVQIWNDMLEKAGFKQSDIPTDWEGYWTFWCDKVQPGIRKATGQRVYAVGQPMGVESTDAFQSFYTFMDAYHVKLVDNDGKLTVDDPKVRENLIKAMKDYTDTYIKGCTPPSSTTWKDPDNNVAFHNKTIVMTHNFTISIAAKWFEDSQNQALTPEQREAGKKAYEQDIVTASFPKAPDGSTIQYRSDVKTGLIFTAAKNKAEGKQFISFLLQEENIRPYIEGALGRWFPVTKASQASPFWQADKHRKAVYAQFMGGTAPFDFTKNWKFTILNNENVWAKAMNRVVSEKVPVDKAVDELIARIKQVAG; encoded by the coding sequence GTGAAATCCAAGGTTATTGGCGCAGTATCACTGGCGGTCGCTGCGGTCGGGCTGTTTGCGGCCACTGCACCCGCCTTTGCGCAGCAGAAAACGATTACGGTGTGGTGGGGCAAGGGCTTTTATCGGTCCGAAGACGACGCACTGATCGAGACGATCAAGAAGTTCGAAGCCAAGACCGGCATCAAGGTCGAATTGTCGCAGTACGCGATCCAGGACATGATTCCGAAGACGGTCGCGGCACTCGACGCCGGCACCGTGCCCGATGTCGCCTATTCCGACTCCTATGACGTGCAGGCGCAGGGCAAGTGGGCCTATGAAGGTAAGCTCGAGGATCTGTCGGATGTCATGAAGCCGATCGAGGACCGATTCGCGCCGAACACGCTCGAGGCATCGAAGCTGTATGACGACGTCGCCAAGAAGAAGGCTTATTTCGGCTTCCCGCTGAAGCAGCAGAGCATGCACGTCCAGATCTGGAACGACATGCTGGAGAAGGCCGGCTTCAAGCAGAGCGACATCCCGACCGACTGGGAAGGCTATTGGACGTTCTGGTGCGACAAGGTGCAACCGGGGATCCGCAAGGCGACCGGCCAGCGCGTCTACGCCGTAGGCCAGCCGATGGGCGTGGAATCCACCGACGCCTTCCAGTCGTTCTACACCTTCATGGACGCCTACCACGTCAAGCTGGTCGACAATGACGGCAAGCTCACGGTCGACGATCCCAAGGTTCGCGAGAACCTGATCAAGGCGATGAAGGACTACACCGACACCTATATCAAGGGTTGCACCCCACCCTCCTCCACGACCTGGAAGGATCCGGACAACAACGTCGCCTTCCACAACAAGACGATCGTGATGACCCACAACTTCACGATCTCGATCGCGGCGAAGTGGTTCGAGGACTCCCAGAACCAGGCGCTGACGCCCGAGCAGCGTGAAGCCGGCAAGAAGGCCTATGAGCAGGACATCGTCACCGCGTCCTTTCCGAAGGCGCCTGACGGTTCGACCATCCAGTACCGCTCCGACGTCAAGACCGGACTGATCTTCACTGCGGCCAAGAACAAGGCCGAGGGCAAGCAGTTCATCAGCTTCCTGCTCCAGGAAGAGAACATCCGTCCCTATATCGAGGGCGCGCTCGGTCGCTGGTTCCCGGTGACCAAAGCCAGCCAGGCGAGCCCGTTCTGGCAGGCCGACAAGCACCGCAAGGCGGTCTACGCCCAGTTCATGGGCGGCACCGCGCCGTTCGACTTCACCAAGAACTGGAAGTTCACGATCCTGAACAACGAGAACGTCTGGGCCAAGGCGATGAACCGGGTCGTCAGCGAGAAGGTCCCGGTGGACAAGGCCGTCGACGAGCTGATCGCCCGCATCAAGCAGGTCGCGGGTTGA
- a CDS encoding carbohydrate ABC transporter permease translates to MKLPSLREVATEARLLLIGIPVFIWTMVPIYHMFLFAISPKEDAFSGKLWPDHPTLHNFEIVFKQQHYFLRDFYVQFWNSLVIAASVGVLTLFIATAAAFSISRLRVPGGRIVMNLALFTYFIPAAFLAVPMYRTMGNYGLLNNHWALILAMVTIASPYAIWVLKQASDKLPVELDEAAVMDGATTLQIFRLVYLPLMMPSLVAIGTYAVLLAWNEYLYAFLLLSNDREITLPVALGNFLAADDSPWELLMTTGFIYALPPAAIYYVFRRYMVGGLTAGAVKS, encoded by the coding sequence ATGAAGCTTCCCTCCCTGCGCGAAGTCGCGACCGAAGCGCGGTTGCTGCTGATCGGCATTCCCGTGTTCATCTGGACGATGGTGCCGATCTATCACATGTTCCTGTTCGCGATCTCTCCGAAGGAGGACGCGTTTTCAGGCAAGCTGTGGCCGGACCATCCGACGCTCCACAACTTCGAAATCGTGTTCAAGCAGCAGCACTATTTCCTGCGCGACTTCTACGTGCAGTTCTGGAATTCGCTGGTGATCGCGGCGTCCGTCGGCGTGCTGACGCTGTTCATCGCCACCGCGGCGGCATTCTCGATCTCGCGGCTGCGCGTGCCCGGCGGGCGCATCGTGATGAATCTGGCGCTCTTCACCTATTTCATCCCTGCCGCGTTCCTCGCGGTGCCGATGTATCGCACCATGGGCAACTACGGCCTGCTCAACAATCACTGGGCGCTGATCCTGGCGATGGTGACGATTGCCTCGCCGTACGCGATCTGGGTGCTGAAGCAGGCTTCCGACAAGCTGCCGGTCGAGCTCGACGAGGCCGCCGTGATGGACGGCGCCACCACGCTCCAGATCTTTCGCCTCGTCTACCTGCCGCTGATGATGCCCTCGCTGGTCGCGATCGGCACCTATGCGGTGCTGCTCGCCTGGAACGAATACCTCTACGCGTTCCTGCTGCTCTCGAACGACCGCGAGATCACGCTCCCCGTCGCGCTCGGCAACTTCCTCGCTGCTGACGATTCGCCCTGGGAGCTGTTGATGACGACCGGCTTCATCTACGCGCTGCCGCCGGCCGCGATCTACTACGTCTTCCGCCGCTATATGGTGGGCGGGCTCACGGCAGGTGCGGTGAAGTCCTGA
- a CDS encoding ABC transporter ATP-binding protein, whose translation MAEELPRMEAAAGTADVEMHPVADQPLLRIEGVAKTFGTFRAVDGVSLDIRAGEFFALLGPSGCGKTTLLRMLAGFEAPDKGRILLGGEDIAQSLPHERPINMMFQSYALFPHLSVRDNIAFGLKRASMARADIATRVSEMVALVKLDGLEKRKPDQLSGGQRQRVALARALARRPQLLLLDEPLAALDKKLRESTQGELMELQRRLGMTFVIVTHDQEEAMTVASRIGVMNAGKLAQVATPRELYEAPRSRWIAEFVGDVNLFDGEFRLRDGHRLVIATRDAGTLVVAEPREPVGETKLSVAIRPEKVKLSRRGPVSEAGHETAINQLDGVVADICYLGGSTTYKVKLDTGGMVQASVANSARLDVDAYSLNQHVVAWFTPDDCVVLPP comes from the coding sequence ATGGCTGAAGAGTTGCCCAGAATGGAAGCTGCGGCCGGGACTGCCGATGTGGAGATGCATCCGGTGGCCGACCAACCGCTGCTGCGCATCGAGGGCGTGGCGAAGACGTTCGGGACGTTCCGGGCCGTGGACGGCGTCTCGCTCGACATCAGGGCGGGCGAGTTTTTTGCGCTGCTGGGCCCGAGCGGCTGTGGCAAGACTACGCTCCTGCGCATGCTCGCCGGCTTCGAGGCGCCGGACAAGGGGCGCATCCTGCTCGGCGGCGAGGATATCGCGCAGTCGCTGCCGCACGAGCGCCCGATCAACATGATGTTCCAGAGCTACGCGCTGTTTCCGCATCTTTCGGTGCGTGACAACATCGCCTTCGGCCTGAAGCGCGCCAGCATGGCGCGCGCCGATATCGCCACTCGCGTTTCGGAGATGGTCGCGCTGGTGAAGCTCGATGGGCTCGAGAAGCGCAAGCCCGACCAGCTCTCCGGCGGCCAGCGGCAGCGCGTGGCGCTGGCCCGCGCCTTGGCGCGTCGACCGCAGCTCCTTCTGCTCGACGAGCCGCTCGCAGCGCTGGACAAGAAGCTGCGCGAGAGCACGCAAGGCGAGCTGATGGAGCTTCAGCGCCGGCTCGGCATGACCTTCGTCATCGTCACCCACGACCAGGAAGAGGCGATGACGGTGGCGAGCCGGATCGGCGTGATGAACGCCGGCAAGCTCGCTCAGGTCGCAACCCCGCGCGAGCTCTATGAGGCGCCGCGCTCGCGCTGGATCGCGGAATTCGTCGGCGACGTCAATTTGTTCGACGGCGAGTTCAGACTGCGCGACGGTCATCGCCTGGTGATTGCAACGCGCGACGCGGGCACGCTGGTGGTGGCCGAGCCGCGCGAGCCGGTCGGCGAGACAAAATTGTCGGTCGCGATCCGTCCCGAGAAGGTCAAGCTGTCGCGCCGCGGTCCGGTGAGCGAGGCCGGTCATGAGACGGCGATCAACCAGCTGGACGGCGTGGTCGCGGACATCTGCTATCTCGGCGGCTCCACCACCTACAAGGTGAAGCTCGACACGGGCGGGATGGTGCAGGCTTCGGTGGCCAACAGCGCGCGCCTCGATGTCGATGCCTATAGCCTGAACCAGCACGTCGTCGCCTGGTTCACGCCCGACGACTGCGTGGTGCTGCCGCCATGA